A genomic stretch from Erigeron canadensis isolate Cc75 chromosome 9, C_canadensis_v1, whole genome shotgun sequence includes:
- the LOC122581197 gene encoding uncharacterized protein LOC122581197: protein MMNKSQGKNLEHLRIPLSEIKLATRNFAETNLIGSGGYGMVYRGELDHYDIKNSLNREEKNRDVWPKRRSIVAIKCILGTQGKQGFFAEIEMLTNCKHQNIVSLLGFCDEDRHMILIYELVSNGSLDDYLGSTTNYINLTWAQRIHICLDIAHGLDYLHTNTKDKPTIVHRDIKSANILLDNNWNAKIADFGLSKLHPLNQIGSTLKTNNLAGTEVYMDPEYMKTGKLKKESDIYSLGIVLFEIMCGRLAYDEFFYVDNDKGIPSVARRLFSEGRLKEMVDPNIKQAYGNILMINRGLNQDSLDTFSKIAYQCVEEAQSRCPTMEIVITELEKALFYEENHKDNLKISVEDIKLATQNFDDKNCVGSGRYWKSYKGQVSHSNSDGHTAVVVKRWDTKFDQRDHQFLSELDILFKFKHKNIIDVVGYCEDKDERIVVYENMSKGSLDKYLNDASFTWIKRLKICIHVARGLEILQQGKAETGETVIHGRIRSANILIDGDWNAKISNFDMAYMYPQSKSKEIDDAINDGNELLGYLDPQEMMNIVFPPSDIYSLGVVLLEILCGRLAWPEKCEDHSQSLGPLAKSRYDEGKLDEMVFEGIKEQIVPKSLTTFQLIAYKCLNDDLERRPKALEVVVELEKTLEFQEDVEIWKTKLPKDYKEILQMSNVSSNYSDKNNKELYDMFNNGMLIQENNVWFSLGENGERNEMISARKFWYQRRWSRKWRTVPQSRFPKVAEIQDISNLMIQIRIKPQFLSPGVNYKVHLIFRFCSLTRSRAKRMYVNLKYKKGKETLHAYFGTWRDDDWMMIELCQFLYCRDDNDFEVLLEGFSRCYCGSNTIYVQGIEFQAIDNAIHENIDEKLKGIEATENASFEVLKHVEIQKTELHEVNASFNNIDNLKQIWKSNRKGYKWWYLLSKINEKKDHMLSEVNTKKDHMLSIVNTEKDYLGSAKEAFTDSFDKGPFNLEPLAQYRVATEYEELHKPSENYDDCEESMLLSKVNDKKHLMLSAKEILYNYTILKLIHLKASARSRFQEVVELLPQQVLRIKCRIKSQILQPNTEYVCYLVFKFSEKCFGLHCPLIVRDLYNWRDKEAGVVYFICPSYWNLHDYVPEKREDGWMEVIVWKFNSTLRLRDDFVPVHLKMITYEGTLSGLILCGMEIRAMS, encoded by the exons ATGATGAACAAATCACAG GGGAAAAACTTGGAACACCTAAGAATCCCACTTAGTGAAATAAAGTTGGCGACTAGGAATTTTGCAGAAACAAATCTTATTGGCTCGGGTGGATATGGTATGGTGTACCGAGGAGAACTTGATCATTATGATATTAAAAATTCCTTGAATAGAGAAGAGAAAAATAGAGATGTATGGCCAAAAAGGCGTAGCATTGTAGCTATTAAATGCATCCTAGGCACACAAGGAAAGCAAGGATTCTTTGCAGAAATTGAAATGCTTACTAATTGTAAGCATCAGAACATTGTCTCTCTTCTTGGTTTTTGTGACGAAGATCGTCATATGATCCTTATTTATGAGCTTGTTTCCAATGGAAGCCTTGATGATTATTTGGGAAGCACAACTAACTACATCAATCTAACATGGGCTCAACGCATACATATATGCCTTGATATTGCCCATGGATTGGATTATCTTCATACCAACACTAAGGACAAGCCAACCATTGTACATCGAGATATAAAGAGTGCGAACATTCTATTGGACAACAATTGGAATGCGAAGATTGCTGACTTCGGGTTGTCTAAACTACACCCTCTGAATCAAATAGGTAGCACCCTTAAGACTAATAATTTAGCTGGCACAGAAGTGTATATGGATCCAGAATATATGAAGACGGGTAAGTTGAAGAAAGAATCTGATATATACTCTCTTGGAATAGTATTATTTGAAATAATGTGTGGGAGGCTTGCATATGATGAGTTTTTCTATGTCGACAATGACAAGGGGATTCCATCCGTTGCACGACGTCTCTTTAGCGAGGGAAGATTAAAGGAAATGGTTGATCCAAACATAAAGCAAGCTTATGGAAATATCTTGATGATAAACCGAGGACTCAATCAAGATTCTTTGgacacattttcaaaaatagcATATCAATGTGTGGAAGAAGCTCAATCAAGGTGCCCAACAATGGAAATTGTCATCACTGAACTTGAAAAGGCATTATTCTATGAA GAAAACCACAAAGACAATCTCAAAATATCAGTTGAAGACATCAAATTGGCAACACAAAACTTTGACGATAAGAATTGTGTGGGAAGTGGAAGATACTGGAAGTCATACAAGGGGCAAGTTTCACATTCTAACAGTGATGGACATACAGCTGTTGTTGTAAAGCGGTGGGATACCAAGTTTGATCAAAGAGACCATCAATTTTTGTccgagctagatattcttttcaaGTTTAAGCACAAGAATATCATTGATGTCGTGGGCTATTGTGAAGATAAAGATGAGAGAATTGTTGTTTATGAGAATATGTCTAAAGGGAGTCTTGATAAGTATTTAAATGATGCTAGTTTTACATGGATTAAACGCCTAAAGATATGCATCCATGTTGCAAGAGGATTGGAGATTCTACAGCAAGGTAAAGCTGAAACAGGCGAGACAGTGATACATGGGAGAATCAGAAGTGCTAACATTCTAATAGATGGTGACTGGAACgcaaaaatttcaaatttcgACATGGCCTATATGTATCCACAGAGTAAGAGTAAGGAAATCGATGATGCCATCAATGACGGTAATGAACTATTGGGTTACCTGGACCCACAGGAGATGATGAATATCGTATTTCCCCCTTCGGATATATATTCATTGGGTGTGGTTTTACTTGAGATTTTGTGTGGGAGATTGGCATGGCCAGAGAAATGTGAGGACCACTCTCAATCTTTAGGCCCTTTGGCTAAAAGTCGCTATGATGAAGGAAAACTTGATGAGATGGTGTTTGAAGGTATAAAGGAACAAATTGTACCTAAATCATTGACTACATTTCAGCTGATTGCATACAAATGCTTGAATGATGATCTTGAAAGGCGGCCAAAGGCATTGGAGGTGGTAGTGGAACTTGAGAAGACATTGGAATTCCAG GAGGATGTTGAAATATGGAAGACCAAACTGCCTAAAGATTACAAAGAAATACTTCAAATGTCAAATGTCTCGAGTAACTACTCTGACAAAAACAACAAGGAGCTCTATGACATGTTCAATAATGGAATGCTCATTCAAGAGAACAATGTG TGGTTTTCACTGGGTGAGAATggagaaagaaatgaaatgatatcaGCAAGAAAATTTTGGTACCAAAGGCGGTGGTCACGTAAATGGCGAACTGTTCCACAATCAAG GTTCCCAAAAGTAGCGGAGATACAAGACATTTCGAATTTAATGATTCAAATCAGGATAAAACCTCAGTTTTTATCTCCAGGTGTCAATTACAAGGTTCATCTCATCTTCAGATTTTGTAGTTTAACAAGATCTCGAGCTAAACGGATGTATGTGAATTTGAAGTACAAAAAAGGGAAGGAAACCTTACATGCATATTTTGGAACATGGAGAGATGATGACTGGATGATGATTGAATTATGCCAGTTCTTGTATTGTAGGGATGACAATGATTTCGAGGTTCTACTAGAAGGTTTTTCACGATGCTATTGTGGAAGTAACACCATCTATGTCCAAGGAATTGAGTTTCAAGCCATTGACAAT GCCATACATGAAAACATAGATGAGAAGTTAAAGGGAATCGAAGCAACCGAAAATGCAAGCTTTGAA GTATTGAAACATGTGGAAATCCAGAAGACGGAGTTACATGAAGTAAATGCGAGTTTTAATAACATAGATAACTTGAAGCAAATCTGGAAATCAAACAGAAAGGGATATAAG TGGTGGTACTTGCTTagcaaaataaatgaaaagaaagatcaTATGCTAAGTGAGGTGAACACAAAAAAAGATCATATGCTAAGTATAGTGAACACAGAGAAAGATTATTTGGGTTCTGCAAAGGAGGCTTTTACCGACTCTTTTGACAAGGGACCTTTTAACTTAGAACCATTAGCGCAATACAG GGTTGCAACTGAGTATGAAGAATTGCATAAGCCATCTGAAAACTATGACGACTGTGAAgag TCAATGTTACTAAGCAAAGTGAATGACAAGAAGCATCTTATGCTATCGGCGAAGGAGATTCTGTACAACTATACAATACTGAAGCTTATTCATTTGAAAGCCTCTGCCCGATCCAG ATTTCAAGAGGTGGTGGAGCTGCTGCCACAACAAGTACTCCGTATCAAGTGCAGGATTAAAAGTCAAATACTACAACCTAATACAGAATATGTATGTTATCTCGTGTTCAAGTTTTCCGAAAAGTGCTTTGGGCTCCATTGCCCGCTGATAGTACGAGATCTATACAACTGGAGGGACAAAGAAGCTGGAGTCGTTTATTTCATATGCCCAAGCTATTGGAATTTACATGATTATGTTCCAGAAAAGAGGGAAGATGGATGGATGGAGGTTATTGTTTGGAAATTCAATTCAACTTTGAGACTGCGAGATGATTTTGTTCCTGTTCATTTGAAGATGATAACTTATGAAGGAACTTTGTCCGGCCTTATTTTATGCGGCATGGAGATTCGGGCAATGTCCTAA